One part of the Sardina pilchardus chromosome 5, fSarPil1.1, whole genome shotgun sequence genome encodes these proteins:
- the eral1 gene encoding GTPase Era, mitochondrial, whose translation MALRVCHSIFRKSFRRAINTNFTAPLENASPSLQTGSSTLRLRTNRQTVFHFTPACSIASGVILDRLVKGKATGTNDGLGLRPSPTAVPAEPAQHLSLLLRHPDQPENPRLIRVAVVGAPNAGKSTLTNQLLGRKVFAVSKKVHTTRSRALGVFTEDDTQIILLDTPGLTTPAKAKRHQLEDSLLVDPSDSLQEADLVVVLVDVSDKWTRNRLDIEVLKCLAQYPHTPAVLVLNKVDLLKSKLMLLDLTAELTEGVVNGKSLRVKASTARRGAATTSAGRKRGSVEEPGPADQGLVEPVTGDHTPQSLSTEEQRKLRSQRGWPHFKDVFMVSALDGEDVETLMRYFMVEAKPGSWLYHREVLTDQSPEEMCTNTIREKLLEYLPQEVPYTMTQQIELWKEQESGALLISVKLHVKKDSHMKMVIGAGGQLISKIAREASEDLAHIFLRDVQLKITAKVKN comes from the exons ATGGCTTTACGCGTGTGTCATTCCATTTTCAGAAAATCTTTTCGCAGAGCAATCAACACAAACTTCACTGCGCCACTCGAAAATGCGTCACCATCCCTTCAGACAG GCTCTTCGACTCTTCGTCTCCGGACAAATAGGCAAACTGTCTTTCACTTCACTCCTGCCTGTTCTATTGCTTCGGGGGTGATTTTGGACAGATTGGTAAAAGGCAAAGCGACAGGCACAAATGACGGTCTTGGTCTCCGTCCAAGTCCAACAGCAGTTCCAGCAGAGCCAG CTCAGCACCTGTCTCTGCTTCTGAGACATCCAGATCAACCTGAGAATCCTAGACTTATCAGAGTTGCAGTGGTTGGTGCCCCAAATGCTGGAAAATCAACACTAACAAACCAGCTGCTTGGAAGGAAG GTGTTTGCAGTCTCAAAGAAGGTACACACAACCAGATCTCGTGCTCTGGGTGTTTTTACAGAGGATGACACCCAAATT ATTTTACTTGACACTCCTGGACTCACCACCCCAGCAAAGGCAAAAAG ACACCAGCTGGAGGACTCCCTGCTTGTGGATCCGTCAGATTCTTTACAGGAAGCTGACCTGG TCGTGGTACTGGTGGATGTGTCAGACAAGTGGACCCGCAACAGACTGGATATTGAGGTGCTGAAGTGTCTTGCCCAGTATCCACACACCCCAGCTGTCCTTGTGCTCAATAAG gtggACCTACTGAAGAGCAAACTCATGTTATTGGACCTTACTGCTGAGCTGACGGAGGGGGTGGTCAATGGGAAAAGTTTAAGAGTCAAAGCTTCTACAGCACGAAGAGGAGCAGCCACAACGAGCGCGGGCCGGAAGAGAGGCAGTGTTGAGGAGCCTGGCCCCGCAGATCAAGGACTGGTAGAGCCTGTCACAGGTGACCACACCCCTCAAAGTCTGAGCACAGAAGAACAGAGGAAGCTGCGGTCGCAAAGAGGATGGCCACATTTCAAGGACGTGTTCATGGTGTCCGCCTTGGATGGAGAGGACGTTGAGACACTCATG AGGTATTTTATGGTTGAGGCAAAGCCTGGCTCATGGTTATACCATAGGGAGGTTTTGACAGACCAGAGTCCTGAAGAAATGTGTACAAATACCATCAGAGAGAAACTTCTGGAGTACCTTCCTCAGGAGGTGCCATATACCATGACCCAG CAAATTGAACTttggaaagagcaagagagtggaGCACTGCTCATATCTGTGAAACTGCATGTGAAGAAAGACAGTCATATG AAAATGGTAATTGGCGCAGGTGGGCAATTGATTTCCAAGATCGCACGCGAGGCGAGTGAAGATCTGGCACACATATTCCTACGGGACGTGCAGCTGAAGATCACTGCCAAGGTGAAGAACTGA